From a region of the Corvus cornix cornix isolate S_Up_H32 chromosome 2, ASM73873v5, whole genome shotgun sequence genome:
- the LOC104686484 gene encoding zinc finger protein 39 isoform X8: MAELRARLAALERRMERAEAALRDRPLAALRLHGVPVLFEDVAVRFSRQEWASLDEGQRELYRSVMEGNYEMLVSLYCALSKPELLLQLEREELSTPPESEPEAAEVSPELAVELARQNCTSNEALLETETLERGCRELEESGNVAEDSGNVVEESKNLVEKSRSPVEMSGNLAEESWDLIVKSENPVEESRNLAKENGSPAEESGNLAKESGNLAEESKNLVEEGRSPVVPENCSTPPVPLEAAAVPADLGQPTPSLPCPLSVHCQEPVGQNCSPPAAVDAEAGIPMEVPQEEIAAEKPSMPKTPAKGPEENKGLEEEAVKDSGNTGQDLVADIPKEPGKEVTPDVCRMMEQADPSPGELEKESCVGRSAACQRNATRRQYYSCPICRKTFLLKINLLIHQRGHTNWVPYVCVHCNRKFMSKKKIRRHLRAWAANGTCVPSELEVCPSQVPCPASHPQTWAANGTCQASKPEECPSRTPCPTSQPQTWADNSTCQPSDAKACPSQGPCPASQCPTSQPQTWAANGTCQPSDAKNVSQAGATSNVPAPNLGTQWHLPALGCEGTSQPGATSNIPAPNLGSQWHLPALGCEGTSQPGAMPNIPAPNLGNQWHLPALGCEGTSQPGVTSNIPAPNLGTQWDLPALEARRVSQPGAMPNIPAPNLGTQWDLPALEARRVSQPAPVPVLPAASPEQGLQRSVAGARPRQVLAGTWENDVHVQRVHGKLLQPGLPDGAPAPALRPPPHPVSLLQPQLHLGLGLCPAALGAHGRPAPPVWHLPEDLQEVLPPQGAPEDPWAAGAALHLCQPRAHHGGTCSRRRGGKPGCDPPGMRRCCQTLRCPPGNGRPLLDLRVYSQ; encoded by the exons ATGGCGGAGCTGCGGGCGCGCCTCGCGGCGCTGGAGCGGCGGATGGAGCGGGCGGAGGCGGCGCTGCGGGACCGGCCCCTCGCGGCCCTGCGGCTCCACGGG GTCCCGGTGCTGTTCGAGGATGTGGCAGTGCGGTTCAGCCGGCAGGAGTGGGCGAGCCTGGACGAGGGACAGAGGGAGCTGTACCGGAGCGTCATGGAAGGCAACTACGAGATGCTGGTGTCCCTGT ACTGTGCCCTGTCCAAGCCTGAACTGTTATTACAACTGGAAAGAGAGGAGCTGAGCACGCCGCCGGAATCggagccagaggcagcagaggtgtccccagagctggctgTAG AGCTGGCCCGACAGAACTGCACCAGCAATGAGGCGCTGCTGGAGACAGAGACATtggagaggggctgcagggagctggaggaaaGTGGGAATGTGGCAGAGGACAGTGGGAATGTGGTAGAGGAAAGCAAGAACCTggtggagaaaagcaggagccCAGTGGAGATGAGTGGGAACCTGGCAGAGGAAAGCTGGGATCTGATAGTGAAAAGTGAGAACCCGGTGGAGGAAAGCAGGAATCTGGCAAAGGAAAACGGGAGCCCAGCAGAGGAAAGTGGGAACCTGGCAAAGGAAAGCGGAAACCTGGCAGAGGAAAGCAAGAACCTGgtggaggaaggcaggagcccaGTGGTCCCGGAGAACTGCAGCACAC CACCCGTCcctctggaagctgctgctgtcccgGCGGATCTCGGCCAGCCGACCCCGTCCCTTCCCTGCCCGCTTTCCGTGCACTGCCAGGAACCAGTGGGTCAGAACTGTTCTCCCCCTGCAGCAG TAGATGCTGAGGCGGGGATCCCAATGGAGGTGCCGCAGGAGGAGATTGCTGCAGAGAAGCCATCAATGCCCAAAACACCCGCTAAGGGTCCAGAAGAGAACAAAGGTCTGGAAGAGGAGGCTGTGAAAGATTCAGGGAATACTGGCCAAGATCTGGTGGCCGACATTCCCAAAGAACCAGGAAAGGAGGTGACACCAGATGTCTGCAGAATGATGGAACAGGCAGATCCCAGCCCaggggagctggagaaggagtCCTGCGTGGGCCGGTCAGCGGCCTGCCAGCGAAATGCCACCCGGCGGCAATATTACTCCTGCCCCATCTGCAGGAAAACCTTCCTGCTGAAGATCAACCTCCTGATCCACCAGCGTGGCCACACCAACTGGGTGCCCTACGTCTGCGTCCACTGCAACCGCAAGTTCATGTCCAAGAAGAAAATCAGGCGGCACCTCCGTGCCTGGGCAGCCAACGGGACGTGCGTGCCCTCGGAGCTGGAGGTGTGTCCCAGCCAGGTGCCGTGCCCGGCATCCCATCCCCAGACCTGGGCAGCCAACGGGACGTGCCAGGCCTCAAAGCCAGAGGAGTGTCCCAGTAGGACACCGTGcccaacatcccagccccaAACCTGGGCAGATAACAGCACCTGTCAGCCCTCGGATGCGAAGGCATGTCCCAGCCAGGGGCCATGCCCGGCATCCCAATGcccaacatcccagccccaAACCTGGGCAGCCAATGGCACCTGCCAGCCCTCGGACGCGAAGAATGTGTCCCAGGCAGGGGCCACTTCCAACGTCCCAGCCCCAAACCTGGGCACCCAGTGGCACCTGCCAGCCCTCGGATGTGAAGGCACATCCCAGCCAGGGGCCACTTCCAATATCCCAGCCCCAAACCTGGGCAGTCAATGGCACCTGCCAGCCCTTGGATGTGAAGGCACATCCCAGCCAGGGGCCATGcccaacatcccagccccaAACCTGGGCAACCAATGGCACCTGCCAGCCCTTGGATGCGAAGGCACATCCCAGCCAG GGGTCACGTCCAACATCCCGGCCCCAAACCTGGGCACCCAATGGGACCTGCCAGCCCTCGAAGCCAGACGAGTGTCCCAGCCAGGGGCCATGcccaacatcccagccccaAACCTGGGCACCCAGTGGGACCTGCCAGCCCTCGAAGCCAGACGAGTGTCCCAGCCAGCCCCTGTGCCCGTCCTCCCAGCCGCAAGCCCCGAGCAGGGACTGCAGCGCAGTGTGGCAGGAGCCCGGCCCCGCCAGGTGCTCGCTGGCACCTGGGAAAATGATGTACACGTGCAACGAGTGCATGGAAAACTTCTCCAGCCAGGGCTTCCTGACGGTGCACCAGCGCCGGCACTCCGTCCACCACCTCatcctgtgtccctgctgcaaCCGCAGCTTCACCTGGGTCTCGGACTTTGTCCGGCAGCACTGGGCGCACATGGGCGTCCGGCCCCACCAGTGTGGCATCTGCCAGAAGACCTTCAAGAGGTTCTCCCACCTCAAGGCGCACCAGAGGATCCATGGGCGGCAGGAGCGGCCCTTCACCTGTGCCAACCGCGTGCCCATCACGGAggcacctgcagcaggagacGGGGTGGGAAGCCAGGATGTGACCCCCCAGGGATGAGGCGCTGCTGTCAGACCTTGAGGTGTCCTCCTGGGAATGGGAGGCCACTGTTGGACCTCAGGGTGTACTCCCAGTGA
- the LOC104686484 gene encoding uncharacterized protein LOC104686484 isoform X7, with translation MAELRARLAALERRMERAEAALRDRPLAALRLHGVPVLFEDVAVRFSRQEWASLDEGQRELYRSVMEGNYEMLVSLYCALSKPELLLQLEREELSTPPESEPEAAEVSPELAVELARQNCTSNEALLETETLERGCRELEESGNVAEDSGNVVEESKNLVEKSRSPVEMSGNLAEESWDLIVKSENPVEESRNLAKENGSPAEESGNLAKESGNLAEESKNLVEEGRSPVVPENCSTPPVPLEAAAVPADLGQPTPSLPCPLSVHCQEPVGQNCSPPAAVDAEAGIPMEVPQEEIAAEKPSMPKTPAKGPEENKGLEEEAVKDSGNTGQDLVADIPKEPGKEVTPDVCRMMEQADPSPGELEKESCVGRSAACQRNATRRQYYSCPICRKTFLLKINLLIHQRGHTNWVPYVCVHCNRKFMSKKKIRRHLRAWAANGTCVPSELEVCPSQVPCPASHPQTWAANGTCQASKPEECPSRTPCPTSQPQTWADNSTCQPSDAKACPSQGPCPASQCPTSQPQTWAANGTCQPSDAKNVSQAGATSNVPAPNLGTQWHLPALGCEGTSQPGATSNIPAPNLGSQWHLPALGCEGTSQPEATSNVPAPNLGTQWNLPALGCEGTSQPGVTSNIPAPNLGTQWDLPALEARRVSQPGVTSNIPAPNLGTQWDLPALEARRVSQPGAMPNIPAPNLGTQWDLPALEARRVSQPAPVPVLPAASPEQGLQRSVAGARPRQVLAGTWENDVHVQRVHGKLLQPGLPDGAPAPALRPPPHPVSLLQPQLHLGLGLCPAALGAHGRPAPPVWHLPEDLQEVLPPQGAPEDPWAAGAALHLCQPRAHHGGTCSRRRGGKPGCDPPGMRRCCQTLRCPPGNGRPLLDLRVYSQ, from the exons ATGGCGGAGCTGCGGGCGCGCCTCGCGGCGCTGGAGCGGCGGATGGAGCGGGCGGAGGCGGCGCTGCGGGACCGGCCCCTCGCGGCCCTGCGGCTCCACGGG GTCCCGGTGCTGTTCGAGGATGTGGCAGTGCGGTTCAGCCGGCAGGAGTGGGCGAGCCTGGACGAGGGACAGAGGGAGCTGTACCGGAGCGTCATGGAAGGCAACTACGAGATGCTGGTGTCCCTGT ACTGTGCCCTGTCCAAGCCTGAACTGTTATTACAACTGGAAAGAGAGGAGCTGAGCACGCCGCCGGAATCggagccagaggcagcagaggtgtccccagagctggctgTAG AGCTGGCCCGACAGAACTGCACCAGCAATGAGGCGCTGCTGGAGACAGAGACATtggagaggggctgcagggagctggaggaaaGTGGGAATGTGGCAGAGGACAGTGGGAATGTGGTAGAGGAAAGCAAGAACCTggtggagaaaagcaggagccCAGTGGAGATGAGTGGGAACCTGGCAGAGGAAAGCTGGGATCTGATAGTGAAAAGTGAGAACCCGGTGGAGGAAAGCAGGAATCTGGCAAAGGAAAACGGGAGCCCAGCAGAGGAAAGTGGGAACCTGGCAAAGGAAAGCGGAAACCTGGCAGAGGAAAGCAAGAACCTGgtggaggaaggcaggagcccaGTGGTCCCGGAGAACTGCAGCACAC CACCCGTCcctctggaagctgctgctgtcccgGCGGATCTCGGCCAGCCGACCCCGTCCCTTCCCTGCCCGCTTTCCGTGCACTGCCAGGAACCAGTGGGTCAGAACTGTTCTCCCCCTGCAGCAG TAGATGCTGAGGCGGGGATCCCAATGGAGGTGCCGCAGGAGGAGATTGCTGCAGAGAAGCCATCAATGCCCAAAACACCCGCTAAGGGTCCAGAAGAGAACAAAGGTCTGGAAGAGGAGGCTGTGAAAGATTCAGGGAATACTGGCCAAGATCTGGTGGCCGACATTCCCAAAGAACCAGGAAAGGAGGTGACACCAGATGTCTGCAGAATGATGGAACAGGCAGATCCCAGCCCaggggagctggagaaggagtCCTGCGTGGGCCGGTCAGCGGCCTGCCAGCGAAATGCCACCCGGCGGCAATATTACTCCTGCCCCATCTGCAGGAAAACCTTCCTGCTGAAGATCAACCTCCTGATCCACCAGCGTGGCCACACCAACTGGGTGCCCTACGTCTGCGTCCACTGCAACCGCAAGTTCATGTCCAAGAAGAAAATCAGGCGGCACCTCCGTGCCTGGGCAGCCAACGGGACGTGCGTGCCCTCGGAGCTGGAGGTGTGTCCCAGCCAGGTGCCGTGCCCGGCATCCCATCCCCAGACCTGGGCAGCCAACGGGACGTGCCAGGCCTCAAAGCCAGAGGAGTGTCCCAGTAGGACACCGTGcccaacatcccagccccaAACCTGGGCAGATAACAGCACCTGTCAGCCCTCGGATGCGAAGGCATGTCCCAGCCAGGGGCCATGCCCGGCATCCCAATGcccaacatcccagccccaAACCTGGGCAGCCAATGGCACCTGCCAGCCCTCGGACGCGAAGAATGTGTCCCAGGCAGGGGCCACTTCCAACGTCCCAGCCCCAAACCTGGGCACCCAGTGGCACCTGCCAGCCCTCGGATGTGAAGGCACATCCCAGCCAGGGGCCACTTCCAAT atcccagccccaAACCTGGGCAGCCAATGGCACCTGCCAGCCCTCGGATGCGAAGGCACATCCCAGCCAGAGGCCACTTCCAACGTCCCAGCCCCAAACCTGGGCACCCAGTGGAACCTGCCAGCCCTTGGATGCGAAGGCACATCCCAGCCAGGGGTCACGTCCAACATCCCGGCCCCAAACCTGGGCACCCAATGGGACCTGCCAGCCCTCGAAGCCAGACGAGTGTCCCAGCCAGGGGTCACGTCCAACATCCCGGCCCCAAACCTGGGCACCCAATGGGACCTGCCAGCCCTCGAAGCCAGACGAGTGTCCCAGCCAGGGGCCATGcccaacatcccagccccaAACCTGGGCACCCAGTGGGACCTGCCAGCCCTCGAAGCCAGACGAGTGTCCCAGCCAGCCCCTGTGCCCGTCCTCCCAGCCGCAAGCCCCGAGCAGGGACTGCAGCGCAGTGTGGCAGGAGCCCGGCCCCGCCAGGTGCTCGCTGGCACCTGGGAAAATGATGTACACGTGCAACGAGTGCATGGAAAACTTCTCCAGCCAGGGCTTCCTGACGGTGCACCAGCGCCGGCACTCCGTCCACCACCTCatcctgtgtccctgctgcaaCCGCAGCTTCACCTGGGTCTCGGACTTTGTCCGGCAGCACTGGGCGCACATGGGCGTCCGGCCCCACCAGTGTGGCATCTGCCAGAAGACCTTCAAGAGGTTCTCCCACCTCAAGGCGCACCAGAGGATCCATGGGCGGCAGGAGCGGCCCTTCACCTGTGCCAACCGCGTGCCCATCACGGAggcacctgcagcaggagacGGGGTGGGAAGCCAGGATGTGACCCCCCAGGGATGAGGCGCTGCTGTCAGACCTTGAGGTGTCCTCCTGGGAATGGGAGGCCACTGTTGGACCTCAGGGTGTACTCCCAGTGA